Proteins encoded together in one Triticum dicoccoides isolate Atlit2015 ecotype Zavitan chromosome 7B, WEW_v2.0, whole genome shotgun sequence window:
- the LOC119336053 gene encoding aluminum-activated malate transporter 10-like, which translates to MAAGATAEQEAGNGGGGAGAEWRVDVPVTGEHDHVKGGRSWSWLLSWMAAPRDRVARFGRMVWKVGADDPRRVVHGLKVALALALCSVFYYVHPLYDFTGGNAMWAVLTVVVVFEYTVGACLYKGLNRAMATVAGGALALGAHWVASQSGKEFQPYVLTGSMFIMAAVATFSRFIPTMKAKFDYGVTVFILTYCLVSVSGYRADEVVFMAQQRLTTIAIGAFICFAVCTFVFPVWAGQELHVLIARNMDKLAAAAEGCVEDYFSDPAAVDAAAGEKPARRALSAKSNGYKQVLNAKASEDSLANLAKWEPGHGKFGFRHPYGQYQKVGAAMRCCAYCIDALAACVGSEAQTPAHVKKHLAGTCLALSRHLATVLREASGSVTSMTRSDRLGLVVADMNATAQELRDKLRCLATVLEEGEDESPEAGHEQHAVTELAPPPLIEALPLFSAASMLLEVCARAELVIGAVETLATTARFKKADHDEKAALDTEAPVPASSTSNPVDAHVPQETHVKVAGHQEKMETAQKASTSSGKAPRDQVGELIKVLMRRGSTKKWARGDTKVSPKPPQDFTVSVPSPRNRAMELAGHGPVVPSPRNRPAELAGHAPGVPTPRNRVAEVGGHAPVAPSPRNRSMDLASHGAVVPSPRNRSMDFATHAPSPRNRSILGMA; encoded by the exons ATGGCAGCTGGGGCGACAGCTGAGCAAGAAGCCGGCAATGGCGGCGGAGGCGCCGGTGCCGAGTGGAGGGTGGACGTGCCGGTGACCGGCGAGCATGATCACGTCAAGGGCGGTCGGTCGTGGTCGTGGCTCTTGTCGTGGATGGCCGCGCCGAGGGACAGGGTGGCCAGGTTCGGCAGGATGGTGTGGAAGGTCGGCGCGGACGACCCGAGGAGGGTGGTGCACGGGCTCAAGGTGGCCCTCGCGCTCGCCCTCTGCTCCGTCTTCTACTACGTCCACCCTCTCTATGATTTCACCGGCGGGAACGCCATGTGGGCCGTCCtcaccgtcgtcgtcgtcttcgAGTACACCGTCG GCGCTTGCTTGTACAAAGGCCTCAACAGGGCCATGGCGACGGTGGCCGGCGGCGCGCTGGCCCTCGGCGCGCACTGGGTTGCCAGCCAGTCCGGCAAGGAGTTCCAGCCTTATGTCCTCACCGGCTCCATGTTTATCATGG CTGCGGTGGCGACCTTCTCCCGGTTCATCCCGACGATGAAGGCCAAGTTCGACTACGGCGTCACCGTCTTCATCCTCACCTACTGCCTCGTCTCCGTGTCGGGGTACCGCGCCGACGAGGTGGTGTTCATGGCGCAGCAGCGCCTCACCACCATCGCCATCGGCGCCTTCATCTGCTTCGCCGTCTGCACCTTCGTCTTCCCGGTCTGGGCGGGGCAGGAGCTCCACGTCCTCATCGCGCGCAACATGgacaagctcgccgccgccgccgagggctGCGTCGAGGACTACTTCTCTGACCCCGCGGCCGTCGACGCCGCCGCCGGAGAGAAGCCGGCGAGGCGGGCGCTCTCCGCTAAGTCGAACGGGTACAAGCAAGTGCTGAACGCCAAGGCGTCCGAGGACTCGCTGGCCAACCTGGCGAAATGGGAGCCCGGCCACGGCAAGTTCGGTTTCCGGCACCCGTACGGGCAGTACCAGAAGGTCGGCGCCGCCATGCGCTGCTGCGCCTACTGCATCGATGCCCTCGCCGCCTGCGTCGGCTCCGAGGCCCAGACGCCGGCACACGTCAAGAAGCACCTCGCCGGCACCTGCCTCGCCCTGAGCCGACACTTGGCCACCGTGCTCCGCGAGGCGTCGGGCTCTGTCACGTCGATGACGCGGTCCGACCGCCTCGGGCTCGTCGTGGCGGACATGAACGCCACCGCCCAGGAGCTGAGGGACAAGCTGAGGTGCCTCGCCACGGTGCTGGAAGAAGGAGAGGACGAATCACCAGAGGCAGGGCACGAGCAGCACGCCGTAACGGAGCTGGCGCCGCCGCCGCTCATCGAGGCGCTGCCGCTCTTCAGCGCCGCCTCCATGCTCCTGGAGGTCTGCGCGAGGGCGGAGCTGGTCATCGGCGCCGTCGAAaccctggccacgacggcgaggttcAAAAAAGCCGACCACGATGAGAAGGCGGCACTGGACACCGAGGCACCCGTGCCCGCCTCCTCCACGAGCAACCCGGTCGACGCCCACGTACCGCAAGAGACACACGTCAAGGTCGCCGGTCATCAGGAAAAGATGGAGACGGCCCAGAAGGCGAGCACGAGCTCCGGTAAGGCGCCGCGGGACCAGGTCGGGGAGCTGATCAAGGTGCTGATGCGCCGGGGGAGCACCAAGAAGTGGGCGCGGGGGGACACCAAGGTGAGCCCCAAGCCGCCGCAGGACTTCACGGTGAGCGTGCCGAGCCCGCGGAACCGCGCGATGGAGCTCGCGGGGCACGGGCCGGTGGTGCCCAGCCCCAGGAACCGACCGGCGGAGCTCGCGGGGCACGCGCCGGGGGTGCCCACCCCGAGGAACCGCGTGGCGGAGGTCGGAGGGCACGCGCCGGTGGCGCCCAGCCCCAGGAACCGGTCCATGGACCTCGCGAGCCATGGAGCCGTCGTGCCCAGCCCAAGGAACCGCTCCATGGACTTCGCCACGCACGCCCCCAGCCCACGGAACCGATCCATACTTGGGATGGCCTGA